The window GATTACGGTTGGATGGATGACAACGGATATTTGTTCCTGACAAGCCGTTCAACTCCTGATATCAATATCTACAAGCTTGAAAATGAAATAGTCAGGATTAATGGAATAGAGGATTCGTACATATTTACAGGAGACGATGATAGATTATACTGTGTTGTTACAATTAATCATGAGCTAAATAGTAACTTAACCAAAGTCAAGAATATTTTAGAGTCAAACGGTTTTAACGACTTTAAAATAATTAATACAGTTATACCCTACAGCATGTCTGGAAAAGTAAATTTAGAAAAACTTAAAGGCATGGTAATAAGGGTTTCAAATAGATAATGCAACTACCCCTGTGTTTAAAGTATTTCTAACGTACAGCTCATGTTCATTTGAGTACCTCTTACGTTTTTAAATAAATTTTCCTTTTAAATCTTGAACATGAGTTGTACTGAGTACTTTACTCCGGAAGACGATGTTATAAAAAGCAGATAACGTTGGTATTGTAAGGAGGAATGACCTTGGTTGTTTTAAATGAAAATACAGGAATTCTTGAAAAAAGGTGTGAATCGTATACTCTTCAAGATATTGAAAAACCAAACCTTTATAAAGATATATTTAATTATGACGAGATACCAAAATGTGTATTCGATTACAAAAATATACCCATATCACCTGCAAAAAATTTTTGGATAACTGATACAACGTTCAGAGACGGACAGCAATCAAGAGTACCCTACACTGTTGACCAGATATTAAAGTTATATGACTTTCTTCACCTGCTTGGGGGTGAGAAGGGAATAATACGACAGACTGAATTTTTCCTGTATAGTGATAAGGACAAAGAAGCCGCACTTGGCTGTATGGAGAGAGGATACAAGTTTCCTGAAGTTACCGGATGGATACGTCCGCTGAGTAAGGATTTAGAGCTTGTTAAAGATTTTGGACTCAAAGAGGTTGGTTTCCTGGTAAGCAGTTCAGATTATCATATCTTTAAAAAGTTGAACAAGACAAGACAACAGGCAATGGAGGATTATATGTCTATCATTAGGAAAGCTGTTGAATTGGAAATAAAACCAAGATGTCACTTTGAGGATATAACCCGTTCTGACTTTTACGGATTTGTACTACCGTTTGCCAATGAACTCCAAAAGCTAATGGTGGAGAGTGGAACACCAGTAAAAATCAGATTATGCGACACCATGGGATATGGTGTTTCGTATCCCGGAGCTTCATTACCCAGAAGTGTACCTGAAATTATATATAGTTTGAGAACCCTTGCGGGGTTCGATAGTGAATTACTTGAATGGCACGGGCATAATGACTTTTATAGAAGTGTAAGTAATGCTGCCACTGCATGGCTTTACGGATGT of the Ruminiclostridium papyrosolvens DSM 2782 genome contains:
- a CDS encoding 2-isopropylmalate synthase, which produces MTLVVLNENTGILEKRCESYTLQDIEKPNLYKDIFNYDEIPKCVFDYKNIPISPAKNFWITDTTFRDGQQSRVPYTVDQILKLYDFLHLLGGEKGIIRQTEFFLYSDKDKEAALGCMERGYKFPEVTGWIRPLSKDLELVKDFGLKEVGFLVSSSDYHIFKKLNKTRQQAMEDYMSIIRKAVELEIKPRCHFEDITRSDFYGFVLPFANELQKLMVESGTPVKIRLCDTMGYGVSYPGASLPRSVPEIIYSLRTLAGFDSELLEWHGHNDFYRSVSNAATAWLYGCSGVNCSLLGIGERTGNTPLEAMVIEYAQLRGTLDGMEVSVITDIARYFEKELDYIIPPMTPFVGKSFNVTQAGIHADGLLKNEEIYNIFNTGKLLKRPVGVSVTQTSGLAGITLWINNNLMLDKNSKLDKKDPRVKKIKDWVDVQYQSGRVTPISDVEMIETIRAIAPDIFILTM